One window of Brachionichthys hirsutus isolate HB-005 chromosome 21, CSIRO-AGI_Bhir_v1, whole genome shotgun sequence genomic DNA carries:
- the LOC137910322 gene encoding clarin-3: protein MPSTKKTLYFLSSGLATSLSVMVLGYGMSRKWSTTTMDCSEAVNASIQRSADVTLELFDCTVERNLCPIYGASSEMEVIPALAGAPLVLHVLVLVLLVASLLFSATSILISLYNSVSNPYETYVGPLGIYVSGSLSACLSVLAMIVFVLNVSFTDMTKELVWIVVKDVDLRDASTQMLLGFYLVIPYTALSLLAILVIYLYEHAAYTHRKEQQNPTEDAPIETMMY from the exons ATGCCATCGACTAAGAAGACTCTATATTTTCTCTCCAGCGGGCTGGCGACCTCCCTCTCGGTCATGGTGCTGGGGTATGGCATGTCCAGGAAGTGGTCTACGACGACCATGGATTGTAGCGAAGCCGTGAACGCTTCTATCCAAAGATCAGCTGATGTCACACTGGAGCTGTTTGATTGCACCGTAGAGCGAAACCTCTGCCCCATATATGGAGCGTCCAGTGAAATGGAAG TGATTCCCGCTCTGGCCGGGGCCCCTTTGGTCCTCCACGTTCTGGTTTTGGTCCTCCTGGTTGCGAGCCTCCTGTTTTCCGCCACCAGCATCCTCATCTCCCTCTACAACAGCGTGTCCAACCCTTACGAGACCTACGTGGGACCTCTGGGCATCTACGTGTCCGGCTCGCTCAGCG CCTGCCTGTCCGTCTTGGCCATGATCGTGTTCGTCCTGAACGTCAGCTTCACCGACATGACGAAGGAGCTGGTGTGGATCGTGGTGAAGGACGTGGACCTGCGGGACGCGTCCACGCAGATGCTGCTGGGTTTCTACCTCGTCATCCCTTacactgctctctctctgctcgCCATCCTGGTGATCTACCTGTACGAGCACGCGGCCTACACGCACCGGAAGGAGCAGCAGAATCCCACGGAGGACGCGCCCATTGAAACAATGATGTATTAG